The bacterium DNA window CCTCGGATGACTTCGCGGCACTCGGACCGCACGACGTGGTGGTTCTGGCTTTGAAGGCACACCAGATTGCCGCGGTCGCCGATGATCTGGGGCACCTCTACGGGCCCGACACCGTGGTGGTACCGGTGCAGAACGGCATCGGTTGGTGGTACTTCGAGCGCCACGGCGGTCCCCACGACGGCCGGCGGTTGCGCACCCTCGACCCCGACGGCGCGCTGGCCGCCGCCGTGCTGGCCGAGCGCATCGTCGGCTGCGTCGCCTACCCGGCCGCGGAGAAGGTCCGCCCGGGCGTCATCCGGCACGTCGAAGGCGACCGCTTCCCCGTGGGCGAACTCGACGGCAGTCGCTCTGGACGTGCCGCAGCCGTGGCCTCGGCCTTCGGAGAGGCGGGGTTCACCTCCCGGGTGCTGGCGGACATCCGCTCCCATCTCTGGGTGAAGGCTTGGGGCAACCTGGCGTTCAACCCCATCAGCGCCCTCACCGGGGCCACGCTGGCGCAGATCTGCCGCAACGAGGCCACCCGGGTCCTGGCCGCGGCCATGATGAACGAGGCCGCCGAGATCGCCCGCCGGCTCGGCGTGCGCATCCGCATCACGGTCGAGCAGCGCATCGCCGGCGCCGAGAAGGTGGGGGAGCACAAGACCTCCATGCTGCAGGACGCCGAGGCGGGCCGGCCCCTGGAGGTTGACCCGCTGGTCGGCGTGTTCGTGGAGCTCGGCGAGCTGACCGGCGTCCCCACGCCCGCGATCTCCTCGGTCTACGCCCTGGTCACCCTCCTCAACCGCCGCCTCCAGGCTACGCAGCCAACCTGAGCAGTGCCCGCCACCGCCGCTCTCAGACCGTCATTCCGGCGAAGGCCGGAATCCAGTCTCCGACAGCTTCGTGGGTGCGCCCGCCCTCGTCGACTGTGATCAGGACCGATGGCTGACACCGTCTGGGACCTGCTCTGCACCGGCGTCGGTGGCAATCCCGCGCTGTTGGCCGAGGACGGATCGGTGCTGTCGCATGACGACGTGCGTGCCACTCTGGTCAGACTCCGCGACTGGATGCGCGCTCTTGGCGTCGGGGTGGAGGATCGCATTGCCATCGTTCTGCCGAACGGACCAGGCGCGGCGGTGGCGTTCCTGGCTGCTGCGGTCACCGGCTGCGCCGCGCCGCTGAATCCCCGGTATCGCAGCGACGAGTTGCGCTTCTATCTGGAGGATCTCGGGGCGCGGGTTCTCATCACCGGTGACAGCGGAGGCGAGGCCGCCCGCGATGCGGCGGGGGACGAGGTCCTGCGTCTCCGGATGCAGGGGTCGCTCGATGCTCTCGAATTGCTCCCCGATGACCGTCATTCCGGCGAAGAGCGGGCCCCGGACTCGATCCGGGGCCGGAATCCAGTGGCGAGCAGCAGCCACGGAGCGGGTACCTCCGGCGGGATTGCCGCCCCCGGCCCCGACGACGTGGCGCTGGTACTGCACACCTCCGGCACGACCTCCCGGCCCAAGATCGTGCCGCTGCGCCAGCGCAACCTCGGGTGCTCCGCCGCCGAGATCGCCGAGTCGTTGCACCTCACCGCTGTTGACCGCTCGCTGAACGTCATGCCGCTGTTCCACATCCACGGCCTTCTGGCGGGCCTGCTGGCGCCGCTTTCGGCAGGCGGCTCGGTGGTCGCGACGGAGGGGTTCGACGCCTTCCGGTTCTTCGGCCAACTCCGGGACCTGCGCCCCACGTACTACACGGCCGTCCCGACGATGCACCAGATGGTGTTGGCCCGGTCGGCGCGCTACGCCCGCGAGGCGCGGTCCGCCCGTCTGCGCTTCGTGCGGTCGTCCTCGGCCTCGCTGCCGGGCCCGGTGCTCGAGGAGTTGCGGGAGCTCTTCGGCGTGCCGGTGATCGAGTCGTACGGCATGACCGAGGCCACCCATCAGATGTGTGCCAACCCGCTACCCCCCGGCGAGGCCAAGACCCGCTCGGTGGGCCTGCCCGCGGGGATCGAGTTGGCGATCCTTGATGAGGCCGATCGGACGCAGCCACCCGGTACCCGCGGCGAGGTGTCCATCAAGGGCCCCACCGTCATCGACGGCTACGAGAACAACCCCACAGCCGACGAGGCCGCCTTCACCGACGGCTGGTTCCGCACGGGCGACGAGGGCTACCTGGACGGCGACGGCTACCTGTTCCTGACCGGCCGGCTGAAGGAGCAGATTAACCGCGGCGGCGAGAAGGTCTCACCGCTGGAGGTCGATGAGGTGCTGCTACGCCACGAAGCCGTCGCCGAGGCCGTGACGTTCGCCATGCCGCACGACAAACTCGGCGAGGAGGTCGCCGCGGCAGTGGTGTTGGCCGACGCCGCCACTGCCACCGAGACCGAACTCCGCCACCACGTCGGGCGCTCGCTGGCGGCGTTCAAGGTCCCGCGCCGGGTGGTCTTCTGCGACGAACTCCCCAAGGGCCCCACCGGCAAGCTCCAGCGCATCGGCCTCGCCCAACGCCTCGGCCTCGCCGAGCCAACGGCGCCGCGTGCCGAGTCATTGCCCGGGGAGGCGGACGGCTAGAGTTTTGTTTCACGCATCGGCGAGCCTCATCGGCCGGGCCGACCGCCGAGTAGCCGCGGCAAGATCGGGCCTTCAGTGACAGACCGCTTCTTCGAGTCTCCCATCCTCAACTCGCCGTACCGGTATCCGGCGCGCCATTGGGAACTCGACGAGCACCGCGAACCCACCGGCCGGGTGGTCGACACCCGCCGCCCCGCTTCCTACATCACAGCCGTGCCCAAGCCCCGAGTGCGGGAGGGTGCCGCGCAGCAGTCGCTGGCGCTGGATGAAGGTGCCGGGCTGTCCGGCGAGCGCCAGCAATACGACCCGACCTCGACCATCAACGCGCTGCGGGGGCATGTCGACCGCTGGCGCGAGCTTCCAGAGTCGGATTGGGCGGTGACTCCCGAGACGGCCTGGCTCCTTAAGCACTGGCGCCATCACACTTTCAGCGACATCCGCCCGTTCTTCTGCCAGCTCGAAGCGGTTGAGACCGTCATTTGGCTGACAGAAGTGGCGCCTCGCCGCCGCGACCACCGGACGCGGGACATCCTCGATCACCTCGACGCTGCCAACGAGGAGGCGAACCCCACCTTGGCGCGACTGGCACTCAAGCTGGCGACCGGCGCGGGCAAGACGACCGTCATGGCGATGTTGATCGCCTGGCAGACGGTCAACGCTGTCAGGAGGCCCGCCAGCCGCAACTTCACGAAGGGATTCCTGATCGTCACGCCCGGCCTGACCATCCGAGACCGGCTGCGGGTGTTGCAGCCGAACGATCCAGGCAGCTACTACCAGAGCCGCGAACTCGTTCCCCGTGACATGCTCGCAGACATCGAGCGGGCGAGGATCGTTGTCACCAACTACCACGCCTTCAAGCGGCGCGAGACGCTCGAGTTGTCCAAGGGTGGCCGTTCACTGCTCCGGGGCAGAGGCCCCGAAATCGAGTCGATCGAGACCGAGGGGCAGATGTTGCAGAGGGTGATTCCCGAGCTGCTGGGTATGCGCTCGATCCTCGCCTTCAACGATGAGGCCCACCACTGCTACAGGGAGAAGCCGGGGGAGAGTGCCGAGGAGGAACTGAAGGGCGACGACCGGGAGGAGGCCAAGAGGAACCGGGAGGCGGCTCGACTCTGGATCGGAGGCCTGGAGGCCGTGAGCCGCAAGCTCGGGCTGCGACGGGTGATCGACCTGTCGGCAACGCCCTTCTTTCTGCGCGGCTCCGGCTACGCCGAGGGCACGCTCTTCCCGTGGACGATGAGCGACTTCTCCCTGATGGACGCGATCGAGTGCGGGATCGTGAAGCTCCCCCGAGTGCCGGTGGCCGACAACGTCTCCGGCACCGACGGACCCGTGTTCCGCAACCTCTGGGGCCACATCGGGTCGAGAATGCCACGCCAGGGCCGGCGTCAAGCCGGAGCGCTCGACCCGCTCAGCATCCCCGTCGAGTTGCAGACCGCGCTGGATGCGGTCTACGGCCACTACGCCGAGACATTCGAACTCTGGGAGCAGGCGGGCGTCGGCGTCCCTCCCTGTTTCATCGTCGTGTGCAACAACACCGCCACCTCGAAGCTCGTCTACGACTACATATCCGGCTTCTTTCAGGAGCGACAGGACGGCACGAAGGCCCTTCAACAGGGAAGACTGGCGTTGCTCCGCAACTTCGACGAGAACGGCGAGCCGTACGCCCGTCCCCGCACCCTGCTGATCGACAGTCAGCAGCTCGAGTCCGGCGAGGGGCTCGACAAGACCTTCCGGGCGGCGGCCGCGGCCGAGATCGAGCGCTTCCGCAGAGAGCAGGTGCAGCGCACGGGCGACCGCGCCGCCGCCGAGCAGATCAGCGACGCGGACCTGCTGCGCGAGGTCATGAACACCGTCGGCAAGCCCGGTCAGCTGGGGGAGTCGATTCGCTGCGTCGTCTCGGTGGCGATGCTGAGCGAAGGGTGGGACGCCAACACCGTGACGCACGTTCTGGGCGTGCGCGCATTCGGGACACAGCTGCTCTGCGAGCAGGTGATCGGGCGCGCGCTGCGCCGCCAGTCCTACGACCTGAACGACGAAGACCTCTTCGACGTCGAGTACGCGGACGTGCTCGGCATCCCGTTCGACTTCACCGCTGAGCCGGTCGTGGCGCCGCCGCAGCCGCCGCGCCGGACCGTGCAGGTCCACGCCGTCTCGCCCGAGCGCGACGAACTCGAGATCCGGTTCCCGCGCGTCGCGGGCTATCGCGTGGAGCTTCCCGACGAACGGCTCGACGCCGCGTTCACCGACGACTCGACCTTCGTCCTCACGCCCGAGCACATCGGACCGACGGTCACCCGCAACGAGGGGATCATCGGCACCGGAATCGACCTTGACGTCGACCATCTCGGCGATCTGCGCCTCTCGACGATCGCGTACCTCCTCACCGGCCGTCTGCTTGAGACGAAGTGGCGTGACCCCGCTGAGGCGCCGAAACTCCATCTGTTCGGTCAGCTCAAGCGGATCACGCGCCGGTGGCTCGACGAGCATCTGGTGTGCGAGGGTGGGACCTACCCGGCGCAGTTGATGT harbors:
- a CDS encoding nucleotidyltransferase domain-containing protein, yielding MTDRFFESPILNSPYRYPARHWELDEHREPTGRVVDTRRPASYITAVPKPRVREGAAQQSLALDEGAGLSGERQQYDPTSTINALRGHVDRWRELPESDWAVTPETAWLLKHWRHHTFSDIRPFFCQLEAVETVIWLTEVAPRRRDHRTRDILDHLDAANEEANPTLARLALKLATGAGKTTVMAMLIAWQTVNAVRRPASRNFTKGFLIVTPGLTIRDRLRVLQPNDPGSYYQSRELVPRDMLADIERARIVVTNYHAFKRRETLELSKGGRSLLRGRGPEIESIETEGQMLQRVIPELLGMRSILAFNDEAHHCYREKPGESAEEELKGDDREEAKRNREAARLWIGGLEAVSRKLGLRRVIDLSATPFFLRGSGYAEGTLFPWTMSDFSLMDAIECGIVKLPRVPVADNVSGTDGPVFRNLWGHIGSRMPRQGRRQAGALDPLSIPVELQTALDAVYGHYAETFELWEQAGVGVPPCFIVVCNNTATSKLVYDYISGFFQERQDGTKALQQGRLALLRNFDENGEPYARPRTLLIDSQQLESGEGLDKTFRAAAAAEIERFRREQVQRTGDRAAAEQISDADLLREVMNTVGKPGQLGESIRCVVSVAMLSEGWDANTVTHVLGVRAFGTQLLCEQVIGRALRRQSYDLNDEDLFDVEYADVLGIPFDFTAEPVVAPPQPPRRTVQVHAVSPERDELEIRFPRVAGYRVELPDERLDAAFTDDSTFVLTPEHIGPTVTRNEGIIGTGIDLDVDHLGDLRLSTIAYLLTGRLLETKWRDPAEAPKLHLFGQLKRITRRWLDEHLVCEGGTYPAQLMYQSLADIACERITAGITRRFAGKMPVKAVLDPYNPAGSTRQVRFATSKQNLWQTHPGRSHVNWAVCDSEWEGEFCRVAESHPRVRAYVKNQGLGLEVPYRIGSESHRYLPDFVVLVDDGRGADDPLHLVVEVKGYRGEDAKEKKATMETYWVPGVNNLGGYGRWSFAEFTDRYTMAADFAARIEAALAGGHETSGSPAPLTAEKVLALLREHKPAIVARFGVVDIALFGSTVRDEAKPDSDIDVLVRLDERPGWTRPFDLEAYLEELLGRPVDLVVEPSLRSEIRPNVEAEAIHV
- a CDS encoding 2-dehydropantoate 2-reductase, translated to MRVCVVGAGAIGGLMAVRMAAAGQAVSVVARGDHLAAIRRHGLRLLEADGREVVTPDIVASDDFAALGPHDVVVLALKAHQIAAVADDLGHLYGPDTVVVPVQNGIGWWYFERHGGPHDGRRLRTLDPDGALAAAVLAERIVGCVAYPAAEKVRPGVIRHVEGDRFPVGELDGSRSGRAAAVASAFGEAGFTSRVLADIRSHLWVKAWGNLAFNPISALTGATLAQICRNEATRVLAAAMMNEAAEIARRLGVRIRITVEQRIAGAEKVGEHKTSMLQDAEAGRPLEVDPLVGVFVELGELTGVPTPAISSVYALVTLLNRRLQATQPT
- a CDS encoding AMP-binding protein, which produces MADTVWDLLCTGVGGNPALLAEDGSVLSHDDVRATLVRLRDWMRALGVGVEDRIAIVLPNGPGAAVAFLAAAVTGCAAPLNPRYRSDELRFYLEDLGARVLITGDSGGEAARDAAGDEVLRLRMQGSLDALELLPDDRHSGEERAPDSIRGRNPVASSSHGAGTSGGIAAPGPDDVALVLHTSGTTSRPKIVPLRQRNLGCSAAEIAESLHLTAVDRSLNVMPLFHIHGLLAGLLAPLSAGGSVVATEGFDAFRFFGQLRDLRPTYYTAVPTMHQMVLARSARYAREARSARLRFVRSSSASLPGPVLEELRELFGVPVIESYGMTEATHQMCANPLPPGEAKTRSVGLPAGIELAILDEADRTQPPGTRGEVSIKGPTVIDGYENNPTADEAAFTDGWFRTGDEGYLDGDGYLFLTGRLKEQINRGGEKVSPLEVDEVLLRHEAVAEAVTFAMPHDKLGEEVAAAVVLADAATATETELRHHVGRSLAAFKVPRRVVFCDELPKGPTGKLQRIGLAQRLGLAEPTAPRAESLPGEADG